The Pseudoalteromonas translucida KMM 520 genome has a window encoding:
- the acpP gene encoding acyl carrier protein — protein MSDIQERVKKIIIEQLGVKEEEVKNESSFVDDLGADSLDTVELVMALEEEFDTEIPDEEAEKITTVQSAIDYVTAHAE, from the coding sequence ATGAGCGATATCCAAGAACGCGTAAAGAAAATTATCATCGAACAACTAGGTGTTAAAGAAGAAGAAGTGAAAAATGAATCTTCTTTCGTAGATGACTTAGGTGCAGATTCTCTTGATACAGTTGAATTAGTAATGGCTCTTGAAGAAGAGTTTGATACTGAGATCCCTGATGAAGAAGCTGAAAAAATCACTACAGTACAATCTGCTATCGATTACGTTACAGCTCACGCTGAGTAA